ACTCAATATTGGAGGTGAGGGCTTTCGGCAAATTGACCATCTCAAGCTCTGTCATTTTCTTTGGAAGGGTTGAAGCCCTGTTTATGAAACCTGCAATGATAGATGCCGCATAGAACCCTCTGATGTGTATCCCCTTCACGACCTTTGTCGTCAGCGCTCCTACCTGGATCCCGATCAGGGAGCCGATCAGCATGCCCATGGCGAGGGTGTAGAACACGTACCCGTAAATGGCATACTGCGCGATCGATGCAAGACCCGCGGTAAAGATGATCTGGAGGATATCGGTACCGACAGTTGTTGCGGTAGAGACACCGAATATATACACGAACATTGGAAAAGTAACAAAACCGCCGCCGACACCCATGATCGCTGCGAGCATTCCGACAATGACTCCACCGATCGCAACAAACAGCCAGGAGATTCTCCTGCCGCCGAAGTCCTCATCAAAGGTGATCATCGGCGGGATATTGACCTTCTGGATGCTTACTGCAAGGGAAGTCATGCCTGACGGTCCGCCATGGGCGTCATGTGCGCCTCCCTCTGAAGGTTTTCTCGTTGATTTTATAAAGTCGGCAAGGGCATAAAATCCGAGAAATCCGAGGAGCACCGCATATACCAGACTGATAAACGCTTCACTTAAGAGCGGATCTTTGTTGTAGAGGCCCTTATTGATCGCACCTCCGATAAAAGTGCCACCTCCGGAACCGATAAGAAATGCGATGGCAAGCTTAACCGAGACGTTGCCCAGTTTCTTGTGCACCGCGGTTCCCATGATCGCCTTTGCAAAGATATGGAACACATCCGTGCCGACTGCAAGGATTCCTTTCACTCCCGCTGCCATCAGCGCCGGAGTAATGATAAAGCCGCCCCCCGCGCCAATGCAGCCGGTAATCAGACCCGCCGCAAGGCCTACCGCGATCGAAACGATAAATATCGTGTTCGTATAATGGGCAGGCGCATATGCCGTTTTTCCGCCTATCATATCTGCTGCCTGTAACAACGTTACCGCAAGTATCGGCATCAGCATGACAAAAAGGATCAGAAGTTTTTTCCGGTTTCTGATGATGTTCATCGAAACCTCATAATCCCATTTTGCATGAGCTATTGACGCCATCTTGAGAAACTCATACATCTTTCTTGGAAAACTCATGTCAACCCCTCCTTTTTAAGCAATTCTTACCTTATGCGTTCAAATTCTATCTGAAACTTAGCGCTGCTTCCGGTCCCGGTTGTTTTTGTTATGCCGATGGGGTGCCCATCCGAACTTATCAGTGTTCTGCTGACCACCAGGGCTGTCACGCCTTCCTGCTGTTTCAGTGTCATTGCATCCTCTTTTTTTATTTCAGCAAATTCAACCGTCTGCACGACCCTGAATATCTTTTTTGTCCCCTTCTCTTCTATCAGATCATAGATTGATCTGCCAGATATATCTTCCTGCTCGATATCAGGAAGAATAAACAGCGGGATGAAGATTTCTTCGCCGTATATTTCTCCATCGACAACTTTTCTGATACAAATGCGGTATATTTCATCCTCTGTCATTAATACTTCTTTTTCCTCCGCCCCTTTCCAAAACCCCCTGAACAGTATTTCCTTTTCTACTTTCACCCCCTCTCCATACATATCTTCAGATAATCTTGTCCTCATATTGACACCCGGCTGAGGCACAGAATACGCCACAAAAGTCCCTTTTCCCTGCTGCCGCTTCAGACACCCTTCCCGAACAAGTTCCTGCATCGCTTCCCGCACTGTAACCTTGCTTACATCATATATCCTGCAGAGTTCATCTTCGGGAGGAATACGTGTT
This sequence is a window from Nitrospirota bacterium. Protein-coding genes within it:
- a CDS encoding sulfite exporter TauE/SafE family protein, which encodes MSFPRKMYEFLKMASIAHAKWDYEVSMNIIRNRKKLLILFVMLMPILAVTLLQAADMIGGKTAYAPAHYTNTIFIVSIAVGLAAGLITGCIGAGGGFIITPALMAAGVKGILAVGTDVFHIFAKAIMGTAVHKKLGNVSVKLAIAFLIGSGGGTFIGGAINKGLYNKDPLLSEAFISLVYAVLLGFLGFYALADFIKSTRKPSEGGAHDAHGGPSGMTSLAVSIQKVNIPPMITFDEDFGGRRISWLFVAIGGVIVGMLAAIMGVGGGFVTFPMFVYIFGVSTATTVGTDILQIIFTAGLASIAQYAIYGYVFYTLAMGMLIGSLIGIQVGALTTKVVKGIHIRGFYAASIIAGFINRASTLPKKMTELEMVNLPKALTSNIEFIGNILFWIVVGFFGVWVISKFFANIKSLKEEG
- a CDS encoding GntR family transcriptional regulator, whose translation is MKIEKTVDRGSKEKLYVQIYSIILEKIESGEWPAGTRIPPEDELCRIYDVSKVTVREAMQELVREGCLKRQQGKGTFVAYSVPQPGVNMRTRLSEDMYGEGVKVEKEILFRGFWKGAEEKEVLMTEDEIYRICIRKVVDGEIYGEEIFIPLFILPDIEQEDISGRSIYDLIEEKGTKKIFRVVQTVEFAEIKKEDAMTLKQQEGVTALVVSRTLISSDGHPIGITKTTGTGSSAKFQIEFERIR